A window of the Virgibacillus pantothenticus genome harbors these coding sequences:
- a CDS encoding helix-turn-helix transcriptional regulator — translation MKIERLLGILFYLLNRENVSAAKLAAQFNVSRRTIIRDIDTLTLAGIPIYSEVGIKGGYSIHQDYKLNDKIVDQANYDYILLALQSLKSVYGEQKVNETYEKVKHLYGDDKSNRHVFKIDFSIVNENTEVNSVTSKLRKAIFG, via the coding sequence ATGAAGATAGAACGGTTATTAGGAATATTGTTTTATTTACTGAACAGAGAAAATGTTAGTGCAGCTAAGTTGGCTGCACAATTTAATGTCTCACGTAGGACAATCATTCGTGACATAGACACGTTAACGTTAGCTGGCATTCCAATTTATTCTGAAGTAGGTATTAAAGGTGGTTATTCTATTCACCAAGATTATAAGTTGAATGATAAAATAGTTGACCAAGCTAACTACGACTACATTCTACTAGCATTGCAAAGTTTAAAAAGTGTTTACGGCGAGCAAAAAGTGAATGAAACATATGAAAAAGTAAAACATCTTTATGGTGATGATAAAAGTAATAGACATGTTTTTAAAATTGATTTTTCGATAGTAAATGAAAATACAGAGGTCAATTCCGTCACTTCTAAGCTAAGGAAAGCGATTTTTGGATAA
- the tyrP gene encoding tyrosine-tyramine antiporter, which yields MAKTKSLTLFGLIGITMAFFGTVRSVPTLSITGWTQIFYMLIAAVLFALPIALMSAELSTGWSEEGGPTVWVKNALGEKWGFVTSWLLWVQMFFGMVMVASTVGVLFGYVINTPELSSNNYFIFAVILVSYWGVTILNLKFDMVKVAGNWGAIIGVYIPFVILVVLGVIYMIKNGIQPNSYLGDFKPSDLIPNFKDLGSLTYLSGIIFIFAGVEISSVHANNIENPKRNYPIAVISSVILLVIFNIVAGLTVSNAVPVGELELANITQPYMIFSENLGIPSIFVNIISLMILIGVLVQLSAWVLGPSKAMIKIADEGNLPKFFQKRTERDIPITFVLIQAIVISLVSFLYVVVPDVNSAFLIITITTTILYCIVYALIAISAIRLRYKMPEVKRPFRLGNKGNGLMWFVSILSLISVAITLTVSLIPPSILDPSQYTGYIIYQVVATVVMIGIALIIHKCKKPEWKKEASTIHKKCS from the coding sequence ATGGCTAAAACAAAAAGTCTAACCCTTTTTGGACTAATCGGCATTACGATGGCGTTCTTTGGAACGGTACGTAGTGTACCAACACTTTCCATTACCGGATGGACACAAATATTTTACATGTTAATTGCGGCAGTCCTATTTGCTTTGCCTATCGCATTAATGTCGGCTGAACTGTCTACAGGATGGTCTGAAGAAGGTGGACCAACAGTTTGGGTGAAGAATGCATTAGGTGAGAAGTGGGGATTTGTTACCTCATGGTTATTATGGGTTCAAATGTTTTTTGGTATGGTAATGGTTGCTTCCACAGTAGGTGTGCTATTTGGGTACGTTATCAATACACCTGAGCTTTCTTCAAATAATTACTTTATTTTTGCAGTTATTTTAGTTTCCTACTGGGGTGTGACTATCCTAAATCTCAAATTTGATATGGTTAAAGTAGCTGGTAATTGGGGAGCCATCATTGGGGTTTATATTCCATTCGTTATCCTAGTCGTGCTAGGTGTCATCTATATGATTAAGAATGGCATTCAACCAAATAGTTATTTAGGAGATTTTAAACCAAGCGACCTAATTCCGAATTTTAAAGACTTAGGCAGCTTAACTTACTTATCAGGAATTATCTTTATTTTTGCAGGGGTAGAAATCTCATCTGTGCATGCAAATAATATAGAAAATCCTAAACGTAATTATCCGATTGCTGTTATCTCATCTGTTATTTTGTTGGTAATCTTTAATATTGTTGCAGGATTAACTGTATCTAATGCAGTGCCAGTTGGAGAATTAGAATTGGCTAATATTACACAACCGTACATGATTTTTTCTGAAAACTTGGGTATTCCGTCTATCTTCGTTAATATCATTTCCTTAATGATTTTAATTGGGGTGCTAGTACAGTTGAGTGCATGGGTGCTAGGTCCAAGTAAAGCGATGATAAAAATTGCTGATGAAGGTAACTTACCTAAATTCTTTCAAAAAAGAACTGAAAGAGACATTCCGATAACTTTTGTTTTAATTCAAGCAATTGTAATTTCTTTAGTATCTTTCTTGTATGTAGTTGTTCCAGATGTAAATAGTGCCTTTTTAATTATTACGATTACAACAACTATTTTATATTGTATCGTATATGCATTAATTGCTATTTCAGCAATTCGCTTGCGGTATAAAATGCCAGAGGTTAAGCGACCATTTAGATTAGGAAATAAAGGTAATGGATTAATGTGGTTTGTTTCCATTCTTTCTTTAATTAGTGTAGCAATTACACTTACTGTCAGTCTTATACCACCATCTATTTTAGATCCTAGTCAGTACACAGGTTATATTATCTATCAAGTCGTGGCTACAGTCGTAATGATCGGAATAGCTCTTATTATTCACAAATGTAAAAAACCAGAATGGAAGAAAGAAGCATCAACTATCCATAAAAAATGCAGCTAG
- a CDS encoding helix-turn-helix domain-containing protein gives MSVTELSEIVGITMANLSILKNGKAKAI, from the coding sequence ATGAGCGTGACGGAGCTGTCTGAAATAGTGGGTATTACTATGGCTAATCTTTCTATTTTAAAAAATGGTAAGGCAAAAGCAATTTGA
- a CDS encoding SDR family oxidoreductase, which produces MELSTNNKNERMIVLKILVVGANGQIGKHLVKQIQDSGEHMARAMIRKQEQAQYFKDLGAETVVVDLEDEIEEITNAAEGVDAVVFTAGSGPNTGKDKTLMVDLDGAVKTIEATKAAGVKRFVMVSSFDTSRGAIQAASASFAPYVVAKHYADQWLRSTDLDYTIVHPGLLTNQPGTGQVDAATKIERGEIPREDVAGVIYGCLEDNTTIGKEFQIVAGKSEIKQALYKL; this is translated from the coding sequence ATGGAATTAAGCACGAACAATAAGAATGAAAGGATGATTGTATTGAAAATTCTTGTTGTAGGAGCAAATGGACAAATTGGAAAACATCTCGTGAAACAAATTCAAGATAGCGGAGAGCATATGGCGAGAGCGATGATTCGTAAACAAGAGCAAGCACAATATTTTAAAGATTTAGGTGCAGAGACGGTTGTCGTTGATTTGGAAGATGAGATAGAAGAGATTACAAATGCGGCTGAAGGTGTTGATGCTGTTGTGTTTACAGCAGGTTCAGGTCCGAACACAGGCAAAGACAAGACGTTAATGGTGGACTTAGATGGTGCGGTAAAAACGATTGAAGCAACGAAAGCCGCTGGTGTGAAACGTTTTGTTATGGTGAGCTCTTTTGACACAAGCAGGGGAGCAATCCAGGCAGCTTCCGCTTCTTTTGCTCCCTACGTAGTCGCAAAACATTATGCAGATCAGTGGCTGAGAAGCACAGATTTAGACTACACGATCGTTCATCCAGGATTATTAACGAACCAACCAGGAACAGGTCAAGTAGATGCGGCAACGAAAATCGAACGAGGAGAAATCCCACGCGAAGACGTAGCTGGTGTTATTTATGGTTGCTTAGAAGACAATACTACGATTGGGAAAGAATTTCAAATCGTTGCAGGTAAATCGGAAATTAAACAAGCATTATATAAGTTATAA
- a CDS encoding DUF2975 domain-containing protein: MKRGAVTALKAAIFAIGIVVLGLCIFALPSLAKSSAEMFPEFAYLRYPVLLGLYLTAVPFFYALYQAMKLLHFIDNRMAFSDLAVYTLVRIKYCASMISILYVIGMIFLLTQNALHPSIAIMGLVILFSSIVIMLFSAVLQSLFKNALIMRLENERDGAV; encoded by the coding sequence ATGAAACGGGGAGCGGTAACGGCTCTAAAGGCAGCTATCTTTGCAATAGGGATTGTCGTATTAGGCTTATGTATATTTGCGTTGCCGTCATTGGCAAAGAGCTCAGCAGAAATGTTTCCAGAGTTTGCTTATTTAAGATATCCAGTATTATTAGGTCTATATTTGACCGCGGTTCCATTTTTTTATGCGTTGTATCAGGCGATGAAGCTGTTACATTTTATTGATAACCGTATGGCCTTTTCTGATTTAGCAGTATATACATTAGTTCGCATCAAGTACTGTGCAAGTATGATTAGTATATTGTATGTTATTGGAATGATTTTTCTTTTAACGCAAAATGCTTTACATCCTAGTATAGCTATTATGGGGCTGGTCATTCTCTTTTCTTCCATAGTTATTATGTTGTTTAGTGCTGTTCTTCAGTCACTTTTTAAAAATGCACTAATCATGAGATTAGAAAATGAGCGTGACGGAGCTGTCTGA
- a CDS encoding tRNA dihydrouridine synthase: MINNFWRDLPKPFFVLAPMEDVTDVVFRHVVSEAGRPDVFFTEFTNSESYCHPEGNFSVRGRLTFTEDEQPIVAHIWGDKPEYFRQMSIGMAKQGFKGLDINMGCPVHNVAANGKGCGLIRRPEVAADLIQAAKAGGLPVSVKTRLGYTHVDEWRDWLTHLLEQDIVNLSIHLRTKKEMSKVDAHWELIPEIKTLRDQVAPDTLLTINGDIPDRQTGMKLAHQYGVDGIMIGRGIFKNPFAFEKEPKAHSSKELLDLLRLHLDLHDKYSKLEPRPFRPLRRFFKIYVRDFRGASELRNQLMSTESTDEVRVLLDNFEYSN, from the coding sequence ATGATAAATAATTTTTGGCGTGATTTACCAAAGCCGTTTTTTGTGCTGGCGCCAATGGAAGATGTGACGGATGTTGTTTTTCGCCATGTAGTTAGTGAAGCAGGAAGACCAGATGTGTTTTTTACAGAGTTTACAAACTCAGAGAGCTATTGTCACCCAGAGGGGAACTTTAGTGTACGTGGACGTTTGACTTTTACCGAAGATGAACAACCAATTGTAGCTCATATATGGGGAGATAAACCAGAATACTTTCGACAAATGAGTATTGGTATGGCGAAACAAGGGTTTAAGGGGCTGGATATCAATATGGGCTGTCCTGTCCATAATGTTGCAGCAAATGGAAAGGGATGTGGGCTTATCCGACGCCCAGAAGTTGCAGCAGATCTAATACAAGCTGCAAAAGCTGGTGGATTGCCTGTAAGTGTGAAGACAAGGCTTGGTTACACTCATGTAGATGAATGGCGTGACTGGTTGACTCACCTATTGGAACAAGATATCGTGAATCTTTCCATTCATTTGCGTACAAAAAAGGAAATGAGTAAAGTAGATGCCCATTGGGAACTAATCCCAGAAATTAAGACTCTTCGTGACCAGGTAGCACCAGATACGCTTTTGACGATTAATGGGGATATTCCGGACCGGCAAACTGGTATGAAACTTGCTCATCAATACGGAGTGGATGGGATTATGATTGGGCGTGGTATTTTTAAAAATCCATTTGCCTTTGAAAAGGAGCCGAAAGCTCATAGTAGTAAGGAATTACTTGATCTCTTACGGTTGCATTTAGACCTTCATGATAAGTATTCAAAATTAGAGCCACGTCCATTCAGACCCCTTCGTCGTTTTTTTAAGATATATGTCCGTGATTTTCGAGGAGCGAGTGAACTAAGAAATCAATTGATGAGCACAGAATCAACAGACGAAGTACGTGTATTGCTCGATAACTTTGAGTATAGTAATTGA